The segment CTCACCGGGGAGGCCGACCGACACGATGGCGGGCTTCGCGTGACCATCCGGTCCGACGGACCGGAAACGCGGCATCAGCGGGCGGACATGCGCGTCGCGGCGTCGAGACGGACGCACTCGGCGTTGATGTAGGCGTTCTCCACCATGCTTCGGACGAGTCGCGCGAACTCGTCCGGCTCACCCAGACGTTGGGGTTCGGTGACCATGGAGACCAGTCCGGCGCGCACCGCTTCCGGTAGCCCCGCGGCCATCGGGGTGTCGAAGAGGCCGGGCGCGATGGTGTTCACCCGAACGCCCTTGCCGGCGAACTCCCGCGCGACCGGGAGCGCGAGGCCGACCAACCCGGCCTTGCTCGCGCTGTACGCGGCCTGACCGATCTGTCCCTCGAAGGCGGCGCCCGAGGCCGTGTTGATCACGACGCCGCGCTCCCCGCCGCCATCCGGCTCGTTGCGCAGCATCGCCGCGGCCGCCACCCGCATGACGTTGAACGTCCCGCACAGGTTGATGTCCACCACGCGCCGGAAGTCCTCAAGGCTGGCGGGTTCTCCCCGGGACACCAATTTCGCTCCGGAGCTCACGCCGGCGGTGTTCACGTTCACGTGCACCGCGCCGAACGCGTCGACGGCCTCGGCGATGGCGGTCTCGACGGACTCCGCGTCCGTGACGTCGATCTCGACGGCGATCGCGCGGGGAAGCGCGTCGGCGACCTCGCGGGCCCCGTTTCCGTCCCGGTCCAAGACCGCGACCGCGGCACCGTGCTTGGCGAGATCAGCGCACACCGCGCGACCCAGGCCCGAAGCGCCACCAGCGACGACAGCGACTTTGTCGGCGACATCCACTTGGTTGTTCCTTCCAACGCCGCGGGAATTAACTTTCCTTACTGGTTAACCTT is part of the Spiractinospora alimapuensis genome and harbors:
- a CDS encoding SDR family NAD(P)-dependent oxidoreductase; amino-acid sequence: MDVADKVAVVAGGASGLGRAVCADLAKHGAAVAVLDRDGNGAREVADALPRAIAVEIDVTDAESVETAIAEAVDAFGAVHVNVNTAGVSSGAKLVSRGEPASLEDFRRVVDINLCGTFNVMRVAAAAMLRNEPDGGGERGVVINTASGAAFEGQIGQAAYSASKAGLVGLALPVAREFAGKGVRVNTIAPGLFDTPMAAGLPEAVRAGLVSMVTEPQRLGEPDEFARLVRSMVENAYINAECVRLDAATRMSAR